A genomic window from Chelonia mydas isolate rCheMyd1 chromosome 16, rCheMyd1.pri.v2, whole genome shotgun sequence includes:
- the USP20 gene encoding ubiquitin carboxyl-terminal hydrolase 20 isoform X3 has translation MGDTRDVCPHLDSIGEVTKDDLLLKSKGTCQSCRAGGPNLWACLQAKKHNLTVNLTTFRVWCYACEKEVFLDQRLAAHAPSLSSKFSEQESPLPAHPLKAVPIAVADEGESESEEDDLKPRGLTGMKNLGNSCYMNAALQALSNCPPLTQFFLECGGLVRTDKKPALCKSYQKLVSEVWHKKRPSYVVPSSLSHGIKLVNPMFRGYAQQDTQEFLRCLMDQLHEELKEPVVAEARDSDSSDTDDKREGDRSPSEDEFLSCDSSSDRGDMDGQGRTGGMSSSLAEAELLIQDEAGRGISEKERLKDRKFSYSHRRSNSEQVDEDADVDTTLSPIDGRASPETLPPPCPASPCRTPEPDNDAYVRCSSRPCSPVHQEMHSKLSSSPPRSSPVRLGPSYVLKKAQVLASGKKKKELRYRSVISDIFDGSILSLVQCLTCDRVRLLTAINQVSTTVETFQDLSLPIPGKEDLAKLHSAIYQNVPAKTGACGDNYTSQGWIAFIMEYIRRFVVSCIPSWFWGPVVTLEDCLAAFFAADELKGDNMYSCERCKKLRNGVKYCKVLRLPEILCIHLKRFRHEVMYSFKINSHVSFPLEGLDLRPFLAKECVSQITTYDLLSVICHQGTAGSGHYIAYCQNVINGQWYEFDDQYVTEVHETVVQNAEAYVLFYRKSSEEAVRERQKVVSLTTMKEPTLLQFYISREWLNKFNTFAEPGPITNHTFLCAHGGIPPNKYHYIDDLVVILPQTVWEYLYNRFGGGPAVNHLYVCSVCQVEIEALAKRRRIEIDTFIKLNKAFQAEESPSVIYCISMQWFREWESFVKGKDNEPPGPIDNSRIALTKGGGHVQVKQGADYGQISEETWIYLNTLYGGGPEIPVRQNVAQVQELESLHGEQKIEAETRAV, from the exons ATGGGAGATACAAGAGACGTTTGTCCTCACCTGGATTCCATAGGTGAGGTCACCAAGGATGACCTGCTGCTCAAATCCAAG GGAACTTGCCAGTCGTGCAGAGCTGGGGGACCAAACCTCTGGGCTTGCCTGCAG GCCAAAAAACACAACCTGACAGTGAACCTGACAACATTCCGGGTGTGGTGTTATGCCTGTGAAAAGGAGGTATTCTTGGACCAGAGACTGGCAGCACATGCTCCATCCCTGTCATCAAAGTTCAGTGAACAG GAGTCTCCATTGCCTGCTCACCCCCTGAAGGCAGTTCCAATTGCAGTGGCTGATGAAGGGGAATCGGAATCAGAGGAGGATGATCTGAAACCAAGAG GCCTTACTGGAATGAAAAACCTTGGGAACTCCTGCTACATGAATGCAGCGCTTCAGGCCCTCTCGAACTG CCCGCCTCTCACACAGTTTTTTCTGGAGTGTGGCGGGCTGGTACGTACAGACAAGAAGCCCGCATTGTGCAAAAGTTACCAGAAACTGGTCTCTGAGGTTTGGCACAAGAAGCG CCCAAGCTATGTGGTTCCCAGCAGCTTGTCTCATGGAATTAAACTGGTCAACCCCATGTTCCGGGGCTATGCACAGCAG GACACCCAAGAGTTTCTGCGATGCCTGATGGACCAGCTTCATGAAGAGCTAAAGGAACCAGTTGTTGCTGAGGCAAGAGACTCTGACTCCAGTGACACAGATGACAAGCGGGAAGGTGACCGTAGCCCCTCAGAGGATGAGTTCCTCTCTTGTGATTCGAGCAGCGACAGGGGTGATATGGATGGGCAAGGCAGGACAGGGGGCATGAGCAGCTCCCTAGCCGAGGCAGAGTTGCTGATCCAGGATGAGGCCGGGAGAGGGATCTCTGAGAAAGAGAGGCTGAAAGACAGGAAATTCTCCTACAGCCACCGGCGGAGCAACTCGGAACAAGTTGATGAGGATGCAGATGTTGATACCACCCTGAGTCCAATTGATGGCAGAGCTTCTCCTGAAAccctacctcctccctgccctgccagcccaTGTAGGACACCAG agCCGGACAACGACGCCTATGTGCGCTGCTCCTCGCGCCCTTGCAGCCCGGTTCACCAGGAGATGCACTCCAAACTGTCTAGCAGCCCCCCTCGCTCCAGTCCTGTGCGCCTGGGACCCTCCTATGTGCTGAAAAAAG CCCAGGTGCTGGCTTccgggaagaagaagaaagagctTCGTTATCGCAGCGTTATTTCTGACATCTTTGATGGCTCCATTCTCAGCCTGGTGCAATGCCTCACCTGCGACAGAGTGCGTCTCCTTACTGCCATTAATCAA GTATCCACAACAGTGGAGACGTTCCAGGATCTGTCGCTGCCGATCCCTGGGAAGGAGGACTTGGCCAAGCTGCACTCCGCCATTTACCAAAATGTGCCCGCTAAGACGGGGGCCTGCGGGGACAATTACACCTCGCAAGGCTGGATTGCCTTCATCATGGAGTACATCAGGAG GTTTGTGGTGTCCTGTATCCCCAGCTGGTTTTGGGGTCCCGTGGTCACACTGGAGGACTGTCTTGCTGCCTTTTTTGCTGCCGATGAGTTGAAAG GGGACAACATGTACAGCTGTGAACGGTGTAAAAA ACTGCGGAATGGCGTGAAATACTGCAAAGTTCTCCGGTTACCTGAG ATCCTGTGCATCCACTTGAAACGGTTCCGACACGAGGTCATGTATTCCTTCAAAATCAACAGCCACGTCTCCTTCCCGCTGGAAGGACTGGACCTTCGCCCCTTCCTGGCCAAGGAATGTGTCTCCCAGATCACCACCTACGATCTCttgtctgtcatctgccatcaggGCACAGCAGGCA GTGGGCACTACATCGCGTACTGCCAGAACGTGATCAATGGCCAGTGGTATGAGTTTGACGATCAGTATGTCACTGAGGTCCATGAGACAGTGGTACAGAACGCAGAGGCCTATGTCCTGTTCTACAG GAAGAGCAGCGAGGAGGCTGTGCGGGAGAGACAGAAGGTAGTGTCCCTTACCACCATGAAGGAACCCACCTTGCTCCAGTTCTATATCTCTCGAGAGTGGCTCAACAAATTCAACACCTTTGCGGAGCCTGGTCCCATTACTAACCACACGTTCCTGTGTGCACACGGAG GGATCCCGCCCAATAAATACCATTACATTGATGACCTGGTGGTGATTCTGCCGCAGACTGTGTGGGAGTATCTGTATAACAG gttcgGGGGCGGCCCTGCTGTGAACCATCTGTATGTGTGCTCGGTCTGCCAGGTGGAGATCGAAGCCCTGGCCAAGCGCAGGAGGATTGAGATTGACACCTTCATTAAG CTGAACAAGGCATTCCAGGCAGAGGAGTCTCCAAGTGTCATCTACTGTATCAGCATGCAGTGGTTCCGTGAGTGGGAGTCTTTCGTCAAGGGGAAGGACAATG AGCCTCCCGGACCAATTGACAACAGCAGGATTGCACTCACAAAAGGAGGTGGACACGTGCAGGTGAAGCAGG GAGCTGATTATGGGCAGATTTCTGAGGAGACGTGGATTTACTTGAACACGCTGTATGGAGGAGGGCCGGAGATCCCTGTCCGCCAGAACGTCGCGCAGGTGCAGGAACTGGAGAGCCTGCACGGGGAACAGAAGATAGAGGCCGAGACGCGGGCTGTGTGA
- the USP20 gene encoding ubiquitin carboxyl-terminal hydrolase 20 isoform X2: MGDTRDVCPHLDSIGEVTKDDLLLKSKGTCQSCRAGGPNLWACLQVACPYVGCGESFADHSTLHAQAKKHNLTVNLTTFRVWCYACEKEVFLDQRLAAHAPSLSSKFSEQESPLPAHPLKAVPIAVADEGESESEEDDLKPRGLTGMKNLGNSCYMNAALQALSNCPPLTQFFLECGGLVRTDKKPALCKSYQKLVSEVWHKKRPSYVVPSSLSHGIKLVNPMFRGYAQQDTQEFLRCLMDQLHEELKEPVVAEARDSDSSDTDDKREGDRSPSEDEFLSCDSSSDRGDMDGQGRTGGMSSSLAEAELLIQDEAGRGISEKERLKDRKFSYSHRRSNSEQVDEDADVDTTLSPIDGRASPETLPPPCPASPCRTPEPDNDAYVRCSSRPCSPVHQEMHSKLSSSPPRSSPVRLGPSYVLKKAQVLASGKKKKELRYRSVISDIFDGSILSLVQCLTCDRVSTTVETFQDLSLPIPGKEDLAKLHSAIYQNVPAKTGACGDNYTSQGWIAFIMEYIRRFVVSCIPSWFWGPVVTLEDCLAAFFAADELKGDNMYSCERCKKLRNGVKYCKVLRLPEILCIHLKRFRHEVMYSFKINSHVSFPLEGLDLRPFLAKECVSQITTYDLLSVICHQGTAGSGHYIAYCQNVINGQWYEFDDQYVTEVHETVVQNAEAYVLFYRKSSEEAVRERQKVVSLTTMKEPTLLQFYISREWLNKFNTFAEPGPITNHTFLCAHGGIPPNKYHYIDDLVVILPQTVWEYLYNRFGGGPAVNHLYVCSVCQVEIEALAKRRRIEIDTFIKLNKAFQAEESPSVIYCISMQWFREWESFVKGKDNEPPGPIDNSRIALTKGGGHVQVKQGADYGQISEETWIYLNTLYGGGPEIPVRQNVAQVQELESLHGEQKIEAETRAV, from the exons ATGGGAGATACAAGAGACGTTTGTCCTCACCTGGATTCCATAGGTGAGGTCACCAAGGATGACCTGCTGCTCAAATCCAAG GGAACTTGCCAGTCGTGCAGAGCTGGGGGACCAAACCTCTGGGCTTGCCTGCAG GTTGCTTGTCCTTATGTTGGGTGTGGGGAATCCTTTGCGGATCATAGCACCCTTCACGCACAG GCCAAAAAACACAACCTGACAGTGAACCTGACAACATTCCGGGTGTGGTGTTATGCCTGTGAAAAGGAGGTATTCTTGGACCAGAGACTGGCAGCACATGCTCCATCCCTGTCATCAAAGTTCAGTGAACAG GAGTCTCCATTGCCTGCTCACCCCCTGAAGGCAGTTCCAATTGCAGTGGCTGATGAAGGGGAATCGGAATCAGAGGAGGATGATCTGAAACCAAGAG GCCTTACTGGAATGAAAAACCTTGGGAACTCCTGCTACATGAATGCAGCGCTTCAGGCCCTCTCGAACTG CCCGCCTCTCACACAGTTTTTTCTGGAGTGTGGCGGGCTGGTACGTACAGACAAGAAGCCCGCATTGTGCAAAAGTTACCAGAAACTGGTCTCTGAGGTTTGGCACAAGAAGCG CCCAAGCTATGTGGTTCCCAGCAGCTTGTCTCATGGAATTAAACTGGTCAACCCCATGTTCCGGGGCTATGCACAGCAG GACACCCAAGAGTTTCTGCGATGCCTGATGGACCAGCTTCATGAAGAGCTAAAGGAACCAGTTGTTGCTGAGGCAAGAGACTCTGACTCCAGTGACACAGATGACAAGCGGGAAGGTGACCGTAGCCCCTCAGAGGATGAGTTCCTCTCTTGTGATTCGAGCAGCGACAGGGGTGATATGGATGGGCAAGGCAGGACAGGGGGCATGAGCAGCTCCCTAGCCGAGGCAGAGTTGCTGATCCAGGATGAGGCCGGGAGAGGGATCTCTGAGAAAGAGAGGCTGAAAGACAGGAAATTCTCCTACAGCCACCGGCGGAGCAACTCGGAACAAGTTGATGAGGATGCAGATGTTGATACCACCCTGAGTCCAATTGATGGCAGAGCTTCTCCTGAAAccctacctcctccctgccctgccagcccaTGTAGGACACCAG agCCGGACAACGACGCCTATGTGCGCTGCTCCTCGCGCCCTTGCAGCCCGGTTCACCAGGAGATGCACTCCAAACTGTCTAGCAGCCCCCCTCGCTCCAGTCCTGTGCGCCTGGGACCCTCCTATGTGCTGAAAAAAG CCCAGGTGCTGGCTTccgggaagaagaagaaagagctTCGTTATCGCAGCGTTATTTCTGACATCTTTGATGGCTCCATTCTCAGCCTGGTGCAATGCCTCACCTGCGACAGA GTATCCACAACAGTGGAGACGTTCCAGGATCTGTCGCTGCCGATCCCTGGGAAGGAGGACTTGGCCAAGCTGCACTCCGCCATTTACCAAAATGTGCCCGCTAAGACGGGGGCCTGCGGGGACAATTACACCTCGCAAGGCTGGATTGCCTTCATCATGGAGTACATCAGGAG GTTTGTGGTGTCCTGTATCCCCAGCTGGTTTTGGGGTCCCGTGGTCACACTGGAGGACTGTCTTGCTGCCTTTTTTGCTGCCGATGAGTTGAAAG GGGACAACATGTACAGCTGTGAACGGTGTAAAAA ACTGCGGAATGGCGTGAAATACTGCAAAGTTCTCCGGTTACCTGAG ATCCTGTGCATCCACTTGAAACGGTTCCGACACGAGGTCATGTATTCCTTCAAAATCAACAGCCACGTCTCCTTCCCGCTGGAAGGACTGGACCTTCGCCCCTTCCTGGCCAAGGAATGTGTCTCCCAGATCACCACCTACGATCTCttgtctgtcatctgccatcaggGCACAGCAGGCA GTGGGCACTACATCGCGTACTGCCAGAACGTGATCAATGGCCAGTGGTATGAGTTTGACGATCAGTATGTCACTGAGGTCCATGAGACAGTGGTACAGAACGCAGAGGCCTATGTCCTGTTCTACAG GAAGAGCAGCGAGGAGGCTGTGCGGGAGAGACAGAAGGTAGTGTCCCTTACCACCATGAAGGAACCCACCTTGCTCCAGTTCTATATCTCTCGAGAGTGGCTCAACAAATTCAACACCTTTGCGGAGCCTGGTCCCATTACTAACCACACGTTCCTGTGTGCACACGGAG GGATCCCGCCCAATAAATACCATTACATTGATGACCTGGTGGTGATTCTGCCGCAGACTGTGTGGGAGTATCTGTATAACAG gttcgGGGGCGGCCCTGCTGTGAACCATCTGTATGTGTGCTCGGTCTGCCAGGTGGAGATCGAAGCCCTGGCCAAGCGCAGGAGGATTGAGATTGACACCTTCATTAAG CTGAACAAGGCATTCCAGGCAGAGGAGTCTCCAAGTGTCATCTACTGTATCAGCATGCAGTGGTTCCGTGAGTGGGAGTCTTTCGTCAAGGGGAAGGACAATG AGCCTCCCGGACCAATTGACAACAGCAGGATTGCACTCACAAAAGGAGGTGGACACGTGCAGGTGAAGCAGG GAGCTGATTATGGGCAGATTTCTGAGGAGACGTGGATTTACTTGAACACGCTGTATGGAGGAGGGCCGGAGATCCCTGTCCGCCAGAACGTCGCGCAGGTGCAGGAACTGGAGAGCCTGCACGGGGAACAGAAGATAGAGGCCGAGACGCGGGCTGTGTGA
- the USP20 gene encoding ubiquitin carboxyl-terminal hydrolase 20 isoform X4, whose protein sequence is MGDTRDVCPHLDSIGEVTKDDLLLKSKGTCQSCRAGGPNLWACLQAKKHNLTVNLTTFRVWCYACEKEVFLDQRLAAHAPSLSSKFSEQESPLPAHPLKAVPIAVADEGESESEEDDLKPRGLTGMKNLGNSCYMNAALQALSNCPPLTQFFLECGGLVRTDKKPALCKSYQKLVSEVWHKKRPSYVVPSSLSHGIKLVNPMFRGYAQQDTQEFLRCLMDQLHEELKEPVVAEARDSDSSDTDDKREGDRSPSEDEFLSCDSSSDRGDMDGQGRTGGMSSSLAEAELLIQDEAGRGISEKERLKDRKFSYSHRRSNSEQVDEDADVDTTLSPIDGRASPETLPPPCPASPCRTPEPDNDAYVRCSSRPCSPVHQEMHSKLSSSPPRSSPVRLGPSYVLKKAQVLASGKKKKELRYRSVISDIFDGSILSLVQCLTCDRVSTTVETFQDLSLPIPGKEDLAKLHSAIYQNVPAKTGACGDNYTSQGWIAFIMEYIRRFVVSCIPSWFWGPVVTLEDCLAAFFAADELKGDNMYSCERCKKLRNGVKYCKVLRLPEILCIHLKRFRHEVMYSFKINSHVSFPLEGLDLRPFLAKECVSQITTYDLLSVICHQGTAGSGHYIAYCQNVINGQWYEFDDQYVTEVHETVVQNAEAYVLFYRKSSEEAVRERQKVVSLTTMKEPTLLQFYISREWLNKFNTFAEPGPITNHTFLCAHGGIPPNKYHYIDDLVVILPQTVWEYLYNRFGGGPAVNHLYVCSVCQVEIEALAKRRRIEIDTFIKLNKAFQAEESPSVIYCISMQWFREWESFVKGKDNEPPGPIDNSRIALTKGGGHVQVKQGADYGQISEETWIYLNTLYGGGPEIPVRQNVAQVQELESLHGEQKIEAETRAV, encoded by the exons ATGGGAGATACAAGAGACGTTTGTCCTCACCTGGATTCCATAGGTGAGGTCACCAAGGATGACCTGCTGCTCAAATCCAAG GGAACTTGCCAGTCGTGCAGAGCTGGGGGACCAAACCTCTGGGCTTGCCTGCAG GCCAAAAAACACAACCTGACAGTGAACCTGACAACATTCCGGGTGTGGTGTTATGCCTGTGAAAAGGAGGTATTCTTGGACCAGAGACTGGCAGCACATGCTCCATCCCTGTCATCAAAGTTCAGTGAACAG GAGTCTCCATTGCCTGCTCACCCCCTGAAGGCAGTTCCAATTGCAGTGGCTGATGAAGGGGAATCGGAATCAGAGGAGGATGATCTGAAACCAAGAG GCCTTACTGGAATGAAAAACCTTGGGAACTCCTGCTACATGAATGCAGCGCTTCAGGCCCTCTCGAACTG CCCGCCTCTCACACAGTTTTTTCTGGAGTGTGGCGGGCTGGTACGTACAGACAAGAAGCCCGCATTGTGCAAAAGTTACCAGAAACTGGTCTCTGAGGTTTGGCACAAGAAGCG CCCAAGCTATGTGGTTCCCAGCAGCTTGTCTCATGGAATTAAACTGGTCAACCCCATGTTCCGGGGCTATGCACAGCAG GACACCCAAGAGTTTCTGCGATGCCTGATGGACCAGCTTCATGAAGAGCTAAAGGAACCAGTTGTTGCTGAGGCAAGAGACTCTGACTCCAGTGACACAGATGACAAGCGGGAAGGTGACCGTAGCCCCTCAGAGGATGAGTTCCTCTCTTGTGATTCGAGCAGCGACAGGGGTGATATGGATGGGCAAGGCAGGACAGGGGGCATGAGCAGCTCCCTAGCCGAGGCAGAGTTGCTGATCCAGGATGAGGCCGGGAGAGGGATCTCTGAGAAAGAGAGGCTGAAAGACAGGAAATTCTCCTACAGCCACCGGCGGAGCAACTCGGAACAAGTTGATGAGGATGCAGATGTTGATACCACCCTGAGTCCAATTGATGGCAGAGCTTCTCCTGAAAccctacctcctccctgccctgccagcccaTGTAGGACACCAG agCCGGACAACGACGCCTATGTGCGCTGCTCCTCGCGCCCTTGCAGCCCGGTTCACCAGGAGATGCACTCCAAACTGTCTAGCAGCCCCCCTCGCTCCAGTCCTGTGCGCCTGGGACCCTCCTATGTGCTGAAAAAAG CCCAGGTGCTGGCTTccgggaagaagaagaaagagctTCGTTATCGCAGCGTTATTTCTGACATCTTTGATGGCTCCATTCTCAGCCTGGTGCAATGCCTCACCTGCGACAGA GTATCCACAACAGTGGAGACGTTCCAGGATCTGTCGCTGCCGATCCCTGGGAAGGAGGACTTGGCCAAGCTGCACTCCGCCATTTACCAAAATGTGCCCGCTAAGACGGGGGCCTGCGGGGACAATTACACCTCGCAAGGCTGGATTGCCTTCATCATGGAGTACATCAGGAG GTTTGTGGTGTCCTGTATCCCCAGCTGGTTTTGGGGTCCCGTGGTCACACTGGAGGACTGTCTTGCTGCCTTTTTTGCTGCCGATGAGTTGAAAG GGGACAACATGTACAGCTGTGAACGGTGTAAAAA ACTGCGGAATGGCGTGAAATACTGCAAAGTTCTCCGGTTACCTGAG ATCCTGTGCATCCACTTGAAACGGTTCCGACACGAGGTCATGTATTCCTTCAAAATCAACAGCCACGTCTCCTTCCCGCTGGAAGGACTGGACCTTCGCCCCTTCCTGGCCAAGGAATGTGTCTCCCAGATCACCACCTACGATCTCttgtctgtcatctgccatcaggGCACAGCAGGCA GTGGGCACTACATCGCGTACTGCCAGAACGTGATCAATGGCCAGTGGTATGAGTTTGACGATCAGTATGTCACTGAGGTCCATGAGACAGTGGTACAGAACGCAGAGGCCTATGTCCTGTTCTACAG GAAGAGCAGCGAGGAGGCTGTGCGGGAGAGACAGAAGGTAGTGTCCCTTACCACCATGAAGGAACCCACCTTGCTCCAGTTCTATATCTCTCGAGAGTGGCTCAACAAATTCAACACCTTTGCGGAGCCTGGTCCCATTACTAACCACACGTTCCTGTGTGCACACGGAG GGATCCCGCCCAATAAATACCATTACATTGATGACCTGGTGGTGATTCTGCCGCAGACTGTGTGGGAGTATCTGTATAACAG gttcgGGGGCGGCCCTGCTGTGAACCATCTGTATGTGTGCTCGGTCTGCCAGGTGGAGATCGAAGCCCTGGCCAAGCGCAGGAGGATTGAGATTGACACCTTCATTAAG CTGAACAAGGCATTCCAGGCAGAGGAGTCTCCAAGTGTCATCTACTGTATCAGCATGCAGTGGTTCCGTGAGTGGGAGTCTTTCGTCAAGGGGAAGGACAATG AGCCTCCCGGACCAATTGACAACAGCAGGATTGCACTCACAAAAGGAGGTGGACACGTGCAGGTGAAGCAGG GAGCTGATTATGGGCAGATTTCTGAGGAGACGTGGATTTACTTGAACACGCTGTATGGAGGAGGGCCGGAGATCCCTGTCCGCCAGAACGTCGCGCAGGTGCAGGAACTGGAGAGCCTGCACGGGGAACAGAAGATAGAGGCCGAGACGCGGGCTGTGTGA
- the USP20 gene encoding ubiquitin carboxyl-terminal hydrolase 20 isoform X1 yields the protein MGDTRDVCPHLDSIGEVTKDDLLLKSKGTCQSCRAGGPNLWACLQVACPYVGCGESFADHSTLHAQAKKHNLTVNLTTFRVWCYACEKEVFLDQRLAAHAPSLSSKFSEQESPLPAHPLKAVPIAVADEGESESEEDDLKPRGLTGMKNLGNSCYMNAALQALSNCPPLTQFFLECGGLVRTDKKPALCKSYQKLVSEVWHKKRPSYVVPSSLSHGIKLVNPMFRGYAQQDTQEFLRCLMDQLHEELKEPVVAEARDSDSSDTDDKREGDRSPSEDEFLSCDSSSDRGDMDGQGRTGGMSSSLAEAELLIQDEAGRGISEKERLKDRKFSYSHRRSNSEQVDEDADVDTTLSPIDGRASPETLPPPCPASPCRTPEPDNDAYVRCSSRPCSPVHQEMHSKLSSSPPRSSPVRLGPSYVLKKAQVLASGKKKKELRYRSVISDIFDGSILSLVQCLTCDRVRLLTAINQVSTTVETFQDLSLPIPGKEDLAKLHSAIYQNVPAKTGACGDNYTSQGWIAFIMEYIRRFVVSCIPSWFWGPVVTLEDCLAAFFAADELKGDNMYSCERCKKLRNGVKYCKVLRLPEILCIHLKRFRHEVMYSFKINSHVSFPLEGLDLRPFLAKECVSQITTYDLLSVICHQGTAGSGHYIAYCQNVINGQWYEFDDQYVTEVHETVVQNAEAYVLFYRKSSEEAVRERQKVVSLTTMKEPTLLQFYISREWLNKFNTFAEPGPITNHTFLCAHGGIPPNKYHYIDDLVVILPQTVWEYLYNRFGGGPAVNHLYVCSVCQVEIEALAKRRRIEIDTFIKLNKAFQAEESPSVIYCISMQWFREWESFVKGKDNEPPGPIDNSRIALTKGGGHVQVKQGADYGQISEETWIYLNTLYGGGPEIPVRQNVAQVQELESLHGEQKIEAETRAV from the exons ATGGGAGATACAAGAGACGTTTGTCCTCACCTGGATTCCATAGGTGAGGTCACCAAGGATGACCTGCTGCTCAAATCCAAG GGAACTTGCCAGTCGTGCAGAGCTGGGGGACCAAACCTCTGGGCTTGCCTGCAG GTTGCTTGTCCTTATGTTGGGTGTGGGGAATCCTTTGCGGATCATAGCACCCTTCACGCACAG GCCAAAAAACACAACCTGACAGTGAACCTGACAACATTCCGGGTGTGGTGTTATGCCTGTGAAAAGGAGGTATTCTTGGACCAGAGACTGGCAGCACATGCTCCATCCCTGTCATCAAAGTTCAGTGAACAG GAGTCTCCATTGCCTGCTCACCCCCTGAAGGCAGTTCCAATTGCAGTGGCTGATGAAGGGGAATCGGAATCAGAGGAGGATGATCTGAAACCAAGAG GCCTTACTGGAATGAAAAACCTTGGGAACTCCTGCTACATGAATGCAGCGCTTCAGGCCCTCTCGAACTG CCCGCCTCTCACACAGTTTTTTCTGGAGTGTGGCGGGCTGGTACGTACAGACAAGAAGCCCGCATTGTGCAAAAGTTACCAGAAACTGGTCTCTGAGGTTTGGCACAAGAAGCG CCCAAGCTATGTGGTTCCCAGCAGCTTGTCTCATGGAATTAAACTGGTCAACCCCATGTTCCGGGGCTATGCACAGCAG GACACCCAAGAGTTTCTGCGATGCCTGATGGACCAGCTTCATGAAGAGCTAAAGGAACCAGTTGTTGCTGAGGCAAGAGACTCTGACTCCAGTGACACAGATGACAAGCGGGAAGGTGACCGTAGCCCCTCAGAGGATGAGTTCCTCTCTTGTGATTCGAGCAGCGACAGGGGTGATATGGATGGGCAAGGCAGGACAGGGGGCATGAGCAGCTCCCTAGCCGAGGCAGAGTTGCTGATCCAGGATGAGGCCGGGAGAGGGATCTCTGAGAAAGAGAGGCTGAAAGACAGGAAATTCTCCTACAGCCACCGGCGGAGCAACTCGGAACAAGTTGATGAGGATGCAGATGTTGATACCACCCTGAGTCCAATTGATGGCAGAGCTTCTCCTGAAAccctacctcctccctgccctgccagcccaTGTAGGACACCAG agCCGGACAACGACGCCTATGTGCGCTGCTCCTCGCGCCCTTGCAGCCCGGTTCACCAGGAGATGCACTCCAAACTGTCTAGCAGCCCCCCTCGCTCCAGTCCTGTGCGCCTGGGACCCTCCTATGTGCTGAAAAAAG CCCAGGTGCTGGCTTccgggaagaagaagaaagagctTCGTTATCGCAGCGTTATTTCTGACATCTTTGATGGCTCCATTCTCAGCCTGGTGCAATGCCTCACCTGCGACAGAGTGCGTCTCCTTACTGCCATTAATCAA GTATCCACAACAGTGGAGACGTTCCAGGATCTGTCGCTGCCGATCCCTGGGAAGGAGGACTTGGCCAAGCTGCACTCCGCCATTTACCAAAATGTGCCCGCTAAGACGGGGGCCTGCGGGGACAATTACACCTCGCAAGGCTGGATTGCCTTCATCATGGAGTACATCAGGAG GTTTGTGGTGTCCTGTATCCCCAGCTGGTTTTGGGGTCCCGTGGTCACACTGGAGGACTGTCTTGCTGCCTTTTTTGCTGCCGATGAGTTGAAAG GGGACAACATGTACAGCTGTGAACGGTGTAAAAA ACTGCGGAATGGCGTGAAATACTGCAAAGTTCTCCGGTTACCTGAG ATCCTGTGCATCCACTTGAAACGGTTCCGACACGAGGTCATGTATTCCTTCAAAATCAACAGCCACGTCTCCTTCCCGCTGGAAGGACTGGACCTTCGCCCCTTCCTGGCCAAGGAATGTGTCTCCCAGATCACCACCTACGATCTCttgtctgtcatctgccatcaggGCACAGCAGGCA GTGGGCACTACATCGCGTACTGCCAGAACGTGATCAATGGCCAGTGGTATGAGTTTGACGATCAGTATGTCACTGAGGTCCATGAGACAGTGGTACAGAACGCAGAGGCCTATGTCCTGTTCTACAG GAAGAGCAGCGAGGAGGCTGTGCGGGAGAGACAGAAGGTAGTGTCCCTTACCACCATGAAGGAACCCACCTTGCTCCAGTTCTATATCTCTCGAGAGTGGCTCAACAAATTCAACACCTTTGCGGAGCCTGGTCCCATTACTAACCACACGTTCCTGTGTGCACACGGAG GGATCCCGCCCAATAAATACCATTACATTGATGACCTGGTGGTGATTCTGCCGCAGACTGTGTGGGAGTATCTGTATAACAG gttcgGGGGCGGCCCTGCTGTGAACCATCTGTATGTGTGCTCGGTCTGCCAGGTGGAGATCGAAGCCCTGGCCAAGCGCAGGAGGATTGAGATTGACACCTTCATTAAG CTGAACAAGGCATTCCAGGCAGAGGAGTCTCCAAGTGTCATCTACTGTATCAGCATGCAGTGGTTCCGTGAGTGGGAGTCTTTCGTCAAGGGGAAGGACAATG AGCCTCCCGGACCAATTGACAACAGCAGGATTGCACTCACAAAAGGAGGTGGACACGTGCAGGTGAAGCAGG GAGCTGATTATGGGCAGATTTCTGAGGAGACGTGGATTTACTTGAACACGCTGTATGGAGGAGGGCCGGAGATCCCTGTCCGCCAGAACGTCGCGCAGGTGCAGGAACTGGAGAGCCTGCACGGGGAACAGAAGATAGAGGCCGAGACGCGGGCTGTGTGA